From Scomber scombrus chromosome 6, fScoSco1.1, whole genome shotgun sequence, the proteins below share one genomic window:
- the pias1b gene encoding E3 SUMO-protein ligase PIAS1 produces MRTQCNKMAESAELKQMVMSLRVSELQVLLGYAGRNKHGRKHELLTKSLHLLKAGCSPAVQMKIKELYRRRFPTKMVSPVDLALPGVHSASSLPAGLTQLGFESHGSPSPMLPVSLLGPKHELSLPHLSSALHPVHPDVKLQRLPFYDMLDELIKPTSLASDNSQRFQEACYAFALTPQQVQQISSSMDISGTKCDFAVQVQLRFCLSETSCPQEDHFPPNLCVKVNGKPCNLPGYLPPTKNGVEPKRPSRPINITSLVRLSTTVPNTIVVSWTSEIGRNFSMAVYLVRQQSSAVLLQRLRAKGIRNPDHSRALIKEKLTADPESEIATTSLRVSLLCPLGKMRLTIACRAMTCSHLQCFDATLYIQMNEKKPTWVCPVCDKKAPYEHLIIDGLFMEILNSCSDCDEIQFKEDGSWAPMRSKREVQEVSASYYGVDSDSSRTDSHEQKRGSSHDNSKKVDVIDLTLDSSSDEELDDEPPPKRACPSLSPVSPPPNKGVLNLHSQTSPVSRAPSMPPVETSYIPPPPPLIQDYRHYYHTTSDLPDLNFFSFLQGDNQHYNMVMAAAAAASASASEDHDLLLNRFLPYGSSQMLREQPGTPGSSTLAATNGGSNSGSTSSLVSSSSLRDRDKDRERDRDRDNHSISGLSRSSVEAAAAAAAIYGSISDVISLD; encoded by the exons ATGCGCACCCAATGTAACAAGATGGCGGAGAGTGCGGAACTGAAG CAAATGGTAATGAGCCTTCGAGTTTCAGAGCTCCAAGTGTTGTTGGGATATGCAGGACGGAATAAGCACGGACGCAAACACGAACTTTTGACCAAATCTCTCCACCTACTCAAAGCTGGTTGTAGTCCTGCCGTGCAGATGAAGATCAAAGAGCTATACAGACGGCGCTTCCCAACCAAAATGGTTTCGCCGGTGGACCTCGCCCTGCCCGGTGTTCACTCTGCCTCCAGCCTGCCCGCCGGCCTCACACAACTGGGATTTGAAAGCCACGGGTCTCCGTCGCCTATGCTGCCTGTTTCTTTGCTCGGGCCTAAGCATGAGCTCAGTCTGCCTCACCTCTCCTCCGCCCTGCACCCCGTACACCCTGATGTCAAGCTCCAGAGATTGCCATTCTACGACATGCTGGATGAGCTCATTAAGCCAACCAGCCTCG cCTCAGACAACAGTCAGCGGTTCCAGGAAGCATGTTATGCCTTCGCATTAACACCACAACAAGTTCAACAGATCAGCAGCTCCAT GGACATATCTGGGACCAAATGTGACTTTGCTGTTCAAGTCCAATTAAG ATTTTGTTTATCAGAGACAAGCTGTCCGCAGGAAGATCATTTCCCTCCCAATCTGTGCGTGAAGGTGAATGGAAAGCCCTGTAATCTCCCG GGATATCTTCCTCCCACCAAAAATGGAGTTGAACCAAAAAGGCCCAGTCGCCCCATCAACATAACCTCTCTTGTCCGACTGTCCACCACAGTCCCCAACACAATCGTGGTGTCATGGACTTCAGAAATTGGGAGG AATTTTTCCATGGCTGTTTATTTGGTAAGACAGCAGTCGTCTGCAGTGTTGTTGCAAAGACTACGGGCCAAAGGCATCAGGAACCCTGACCACTCAAGAGCTCTGA TCAAAGAGAAACTAACGGCTGATCCAGAGAGTGAGATCGCCACCACCAGTCTACGAGTGTCTCTGCTGTGTCCT CTGGGAAAGATGAGGCTGACAATCGCTTGCCGAGCGATGACATGCTCACACCTTCAGTGCTTTGATGCTACACTTTATATCCAAATGAATGAGAAGAAGCCGACCTGGGTTTGTCCAGTCTGTGACAAGAAGGCACCGTATGAGCACCTCATTATAGACGG GTTGTTCATGGAAATCTTGAACAGCTGTTCTGACTGTGATGAAATCCAGTTCAAAGAAGACGGAAGCTGGGCGCCCATGAGGTCAAAGAGAGAGGTGCAGGAGGTGTCTGCTTCGTACTACGGTGTAGACAGCG ATTCGTCTCGAACAGATTCTCACGAGCAGAAGCGAGGATCATCTCATGACAACAGCAAGAAAGTCGATGTGATCGATCTGACACTGGATAGTTCCTCAGATGAGGAGCTAGATGATGAGCCACCTCCTAAAAGGGCCTGTCCCTCACTGTCACCTGTGTCTCCACCTCCAAACAAGGG AGTGCTAAACCTACACAGCCAGACTTCACCTGTGAGCCGAGCTCCCAGCATGCCCCCTGTGGAGACCAGCtacattcctcctcctccacctcttatCCAGGACTACCGCCACTATTATCACACAACTAGTGACCTGCCAG ATCTCaatttcttctccttcctccaaGGCGACAATCAG CATTACAACATGGTGATGGCTGCGGCGGCGGCTGCGTCGGCTTCAGCCTCAGAGGACCACGACCTGCTCCTCAACCGTTTCCTGCCCTACGGCTCGTCTCAGATGTTACGGGAGCAGCCGGGCACCCCTGGGAGCAGCACGCTTGCAGCCACCAACGGAGGCAGCAACAGTGGCAGCACCAGCAGTTTGGTGTCTTCCAGCAGTCTGCGGGACCGCGACAAagacagagagcgagacagagacagggacaaCCACTCCATCTCAGGATTGTCACGGTCCTCGGTGGAAGCCGCGGCGGCAGCGGCAGCCATTTATGGCTCCATATCTGACGTTATCTCTCTTGACTAG
- the skor1b gene encoding SKI family transcriptional corepressor 1 homolog-B — translation MESMMDSVPAGRDSSSSPSSKQELSYPGTTGLKPNQVGETVLYGIPIVSLVIDGQERLCLAQISNTLLKNYSYNEIHNRRVALGITCVQCTPVQLEILRRAGAMPISSRRCGMITKREAERLCKSFLGAHSPPKLPENFAFDVSHECAWGSRGSFIPARYNSSRAKCIKCTYCNMYFSPNKFIFHSHRTPESKYTQPDAANFNSWRRHLKLTDKGSQTDVLHAWEDVKAMFNGGSRKRTLPGCGSESSSSFKSHRPSLPRNSPEIPPKILNCEENRGGMTSTRSYPVIPVPSKGFGMLQKIPPPLFAHPYGFPAFGLCQKKEDSMMGEQSKAGLPGVLWPGTKDSAYHSFPMFWPTAGALPMPPYPQTQHKPPTELLCPPRQTEMDISEHSDRSTNTSKDSMVDNDRCSSTQSTRNEDDKSGDEGRPMEGMTLAPRKISYVSAFRPVIKDAESIAKLYGNRGAYNGCRTGYLSPDFLSESSSYRSVSPCVDSEGEPDVDVETNKTPEDEDSLPLPSVCPRTPPGLAHSVSPNDSDSKGAQETSLVDSQKMSLHVAQSSDRELQSKQLSETHVAASFPEVYTPERGELQQRSSPYQLRPASYQTAAHDESASKEEPSSTVEEIETKSFNEQSSDENQRESDEGDGAPARAQPAQRDIQSLAKDELQKQLLEQVELRKKLEREFQNLKDNFQDQMKRELSYREEMVQQLHIVREAHDALHHFSCKMLTPRHCTGSCSFKSPLLPP, via the exons ATGGAGAGCAT GATGGACTCCGTACCTGCGGGGCGAGACTCCAGCTCCTCGCCAAGCTCCAAACAAGAACTTTCCTACCCGGGCACAACCGGCCTGAAGCCCAACCAGGTCGGAGAGACGGTGCTGTACGGAATACCCATCGTGTCTTTGGTGATAGATGGCCAGGAGAGACTTTGCCTTGCGCAGATATCTAACACCCTGTTGAAGAATTACAGCTATAACGAGATACACAACCGGCGTGTGGCGCTTGGGATCACCTGCGTCCAGTGCACTCCTGTCCAGCTGGAGATCCTGCGGAGAGCCGGAGCCATGCCGATCTCCTCCAGGCGCTGCGGGATGATCACTAAACGCGAGGCCGAGAGACTTTGTAAGTCGTTTCTTGGAGCTCACTCGCCTCCAAAACTTCCAGAGAATTTTGCCTTTGATGTGTCCCATGAATGCGCCTGGGGGAGTCGAGGCAGCTTCATCCCGGCCAGATATAACAGCTCCAGGGCCAAGTGCATCAAGTGCACCTACTGCAACATGTATTTTTCTCCtaataaattcatatttcattCGCATCGCACGCCGGAGTCCAAGTACACGCAGCCAGATGCAGCAAATTTTAATTCATGGAGGCGGCACCTTAAATTAACAGATAAAGGAAGCCAGACAGACGTGTTACATGCGTGGGAAGATGTGAAGGCCATGTTCAACGGTGGCAGTCGCAAGAGGACGCTCCCTGGATGTGGGTCAGAGTCCAGCTCTTCCTTTAAATCACACAGACCGAGCCTTCCTCGAAACTCACCCGAGATACCTCCCAAAATCCTCAACTGCGAGGAAAACCGGGGTGGCATGACGAGCACGCGCAGCTACCCAGTCATCCCCGTGCCCAGTAAGGGTTTTGGGATGCTGCAGAAGATCCCACCGCCGCTCTTCGCTCATCCATACGGGTTCCCAGCTTTCGGCCTGTgccagaagaaagaagacagtaTGATGGGAGAGCAGAGTAAAGCCGGCCTCCCAGGTGTCCTGTGGCCTGGTACCAAGGACAGCGCCTATCACTCCTTTCCCATGTTCTGGCCCACTGCGGGTGCTCTGCCCATGCCCCCATACCCCCAAACTCAGCACAAACCCCCTACCGAGCTGCTGTGCCCACCCAGACAGACTGAAATGGACATTTCTGAGCACAGCGACCGGAGCACCAACACCTCCAAAGACAGCATGGTTGATAACGACCGATGCTCCAGTACCCAGTCCACTCGCAACGAAGACGACAAGTCAGGGGATGAGGGGAGGCCGATGGAGGGGATGACCCTTGCACCCCGGAAAATCAGCTACGTCTCCGCCTTCAGACCCGTCATCAAAGACGCAGAGAGCATCGCCAAGCTGTACGGCAACAGGGGTGCTTACAACGGATGTCGCACCGGCTATTTATCGCCTGATTTTTTAAGCGAGAGCTCCAGCTACCGGTCCGTGTCTCCGTGCGTGGACAGCGAGGGTGAGCCGGACGTGGACGTGGAGACAAATAAAACACCAGAGGATGAGGACTCACTGCCTCTGCCTTCAGTGTGTCCTCGGACTCCTCCAGGCTTGGCGCACAGTGTTTCACCAAACGACTCAGACTCCAAGGGCGCACAGGAGACCAGTCTGGTGGACTCCCAGAAAATGAGCCTCCACGTGGCCCAGTCCTCTGACAGAGAACTGCAGAGCAAGCAGCTATCAGAGACCCATGTAGCTGCGTCTTTCCCTGAA GTGTACACACCGGAGAGAGGTGAGCTGCAACAAAGGAGCAGTCCGTATCAGCTCAGACCTGCGAGTTACCAGACTGCAGCTCATG ATGAGAGTGCAAGTAAAGAGGAGCCGTCTTCCACAGTGGAGGAGATCGAAACGAAATCTTTTAATGAACAAAGCAGCGATGAAAACCAGCGAGAGTCGGATGAGG GCGACGGTGCGCCAGCCAGAGCTCAGCCAGCACAAAGAGACATTCAAAGTCTGGCAAAAG ATGAACTACAGAAGCAACTTTTAGAGCAAGTGGAGCTGAGGAAAAAGCTGGAACGTGAATTTCAGAATCTAAAAG ACAATTTTCAAGATCAAATGAAAAGGGAACTTTCCTACAGGGAGGAGATGGTTCAGCAGCTTCACATTGTCAGAG AAGCTCACGACGCTTTGCACCATTTTTCGTGTAAGATGTTAACCCCTCGCCACTGCACCGGCTCCTGCTCCTTCAAATCTCCTCTGCTGCCGCCCTGA